In Drosophila yakuba strain Tai18E2 chromosome 2R, Prin_Dyak_Tai18E2_2.1, whole genome shotgun sequence, a single genomic region encodes these proteins:
- the LOC6530002 gene encoding chromatin modification-related protein eaf-1 isoform X6: MQQSRKFEGKIPKLSQSQTSAAAATAATAATEASTSKSSQEQQQQIVYVNMLPAANTLNGIPQQQQQQYASTDGNVYQLQNEILCDANGHAVTAATASYQTTASSPQQQHQQQQQQNVATSVADNVVTTISSSSILHTNANTNGVDTIAATQQLQQQQQQQQQQQQQQQQQHYHYITTTGEDGQTPTTIVFENYNGGMPAVSSAAPTPVPVSQANSAATTTTTALVNTDGTIIEFDGSTYEEYHVLKSEPGSSDCLSNGSSAVAADIIKYDPQHGVVGDEEDDEENGLLQVKYEEQSLEHDPDNEHDADQEHEYEEFQVIKAEVEAEAAELAAGTTSYTISQDQPAPGTPVLSSMVPKSGSAAAAKQKRKRKTRVIADDEQGEYLEKMSVRGLDIARYEHIIDGVAYCLVCAKNDIFKTFKNKYSFQRHAYLFHEGQNRKIFACPICNKEFSRPDKMKMHKKDKHGDVPMPPSATTTPLKADGPPAKRARNSRTPRVRKSKGGDGSTPTKKRLAQIDSVLDDVQNGESLTMAPVSVSHSQQQQQQQQPMQHSITTLAPTTPSQPQHQLQTLPSLDFSGMILPGGAQLALANPGATSSVGLHRGPATPNGQPAAPTTTLIYSNQLELQQALLQQQLHGQSIMIQDQAGNLVPLQLDGTQAIYTTAPQAQRQQTTATYQTTQQQQQQPAQQPASQAQQQPHYELDNVTYLSSTAAATPTSAEQQQQQQQQQQHVIGTVQSYQILTPDGLQNFQPKLEAAELGDLCPYSQYTFTTHAGAQPTLNANALDAQTHQPQQHHQPQQHHHQQQHHQQTQLLQQQPFATHHNPHQQFMELKNELLIKGGDAYTLDTASMYHLPFSPTSMINAVNDVNTSSLLETKEISSSSSGGSSTNATSNTASSNSASAVVSSSASNGLKPAAKKTPVILLAARGAAKQPQLSILNGNTKAGTGNGSGSAGGGGGGGVTLVRVNASNRNQRQVIVAPEVAPVQQQSVVEEELLAEDDELEEELDEDAVALAGLSSSTAQILRKFRIPKGTAVTAKSGDNYLAMPTPTPSPPGVVNLVSSGVEASGYIENDDDIIEELNEDDLVEEIIDEEPSQEQPELQEAATADGLDLSSTNSATATAGTTMLLAPQPPPLQLQTVASNGTVTCFNLPANTILLQSADGSIIAATQVPHPSKAGQQQLIALPGNVALATEPASQAQATSAPQATQTLILTADGTAIPILATTPQQQQQQQQQQQQQQAAAAAAAQLFAA, from the exons ATGCAACAATCGCGTAAATTTGAGGGCAAGATACCAAAACTAAGTCAAAGTCAAAcgagtgcagcagcagcaacagcagccacgGCAGCAACAGAAGCATCCACATCCAAGTCTAGtcaagagcagcagcaacagattGTCTACGTCAACATGTTGCCCGCGGCCAACACCCTGAATGGCAttccacagcagcagcagcagcaatatgCGAGCACGGATGGCAATGTCTATCAGCTGCAAAATGAAATACTCTGTGATGCGAACGGACATGCCGTGACTGCCGCCACGGCTTCATATCAAACTACGGCCAGTAgtccgcagcagcagcatcagcagcagcagcaacagaatgTTGCAACCAGTGTTGCCG acAATGTGGTCACAACTATTAGTTCGTCCTCCATCCTGCACACGAACGCCAACACCAACGGAGTGGACACAATCGCCGCCacacagcagctgcagcagcagcagcaacaacaacagcaacaacaacagcagcaacaacaacaacattacCACTATATCACCACCACCGGCGAGGATGGACAAACCCCGACCACCATAGTGTTCGAGAACTACAACGGCGGCATGCCAGCGGTCAGTTCCGCCGCACCAACGCCCGTTCCCGTGTCGCAGGCCAACTCAGCCGCTACGACGACCACCACGGCGCTGGTTAACACGGACGGCACGATCATCGAGTTCGATGGGAGCACGTACGAGGAGTACCACGTACTCAAAAGCGAGCCCGGCAGCAGTGATTGCCTGAGCAACGGCAGCAGTGCCGTGGCCGCCGACATAATCAAGTACGATCCCCAGCACGGAGTCGTTggcgacgaggaggacgacgaggagaaCGGCTTGTTGCAGGTGAAGTACGAGGAGCAGAGCCTCGAGCACGATCCGGACAACGAGCACGATGCGGACCAGGAGCACGAGTACGAGGAGTTCCAGGTGATCAAGGCCGAGGTAGAGGCCGAGGCGGCGGAGCTGGCAGCCGGCACCACCAGCTACACGATCAGTCAGGACCAGCCGGCACCGGGCACCCCGGTGCTGTCCTCCATGGTACCCAAATCGGGATCGGCGGCGGCCGCCAAGCAGAAGCGCAAGCGCAAGACGCGCGTCATCGCCGACGACGAGCAGGGCGAGTACCTGGAGAAGATGAGTGTACGTGGCCTGGACATTGCCCGCTACGAGCACATCATCGACGGCGTGGCCTACTGCCTTGTCTGCGCCAAGAACGACATTTTTAAGACGTTCAAGAACAAGTACAGCTTCCAGCGACACGCCTACCTCTTTCACGAGGGCCAAAACCGCAAGATATTCGCCTGCCCCATCTGCAACAAGGAGTTCTCGCGTCCGGACAAGATGAAGATGCACAAGAAGGACAAGCACGGCGACGTGCCCATGCCGCCATCGGCCACCACGACTCCGCTGAAGGCTGACGGTCCGCCGGCCAAGCGGGCGCGCAACTCGCGCACGCCGCGCGTTCGCAAGTCGAAGGGCGGCGATGGCAGTACGCCAACCAAGAAGCGGCTGGCGCAGATCGACAGTGTCCTGGACGACGTGCAGAATGGAGAGTCCCTCACCATGGCGCCGGTCAGCGTGAGTCactcccagcagcagcagcaacagcagcaaccgaTGCAGCACAGCATCACAACGCTGGCACCCACGACGCCGTCGCAGCCGCAGCATCAGCTGCAGACGCTGCCCTCGCTGGACTTCAGCGGCATGATTCTGCCTGGAGGCGCACAGCTGGCACTGGCCAATCCGGGCGCCACCAGCTCCGTGGGACTGCATCGAGGACCAGCCACGCCGAATGGTCAGCCGGCGGCGCCCACCACCACGCTGATCTACTCGAACCAACTGGAACTGCAGCAGGCgctgctgcaacagcagctgcacgGCCAGAGCATCATGATCCAGGATCAAGCCGGCAACCTGGTGCCACTGCAGCTGGACGGAACCCAGGCGATATACACGACGGCGCCGCAGGCTCAGCGCCAACAGACCACGGCCACATATCAGacgacgcagcagcagcagcaacaaccagcGCAGCAGCCTGCCAGTCAGGCGCAACAGCAACCCCACTACGAGTTGGACAACGTGACCTATTTGAGCTCCACGGCGGCGGCCACTCCGACGTCagccgagcagcagcagcagcagcaacagcagcagcagcacgtgATCGGCACGGTGCAGAGCTATCAGATCCTGACGCCCGACGGCCTGCAGAACTTCCAACCTAAGCTGGAGGCGGCCGAGCTAGGCGACCTGTGTCCCTACTCGCAATACACCTTCACCACGCACGCCGGAGCGCAGCCCACGCTGAATGCGAACGCACTGGACGCGCAGACCCACcagccgcagcagcaccaccagccgcagcagcaccaccaccagcagcaacaccaccagcagACGCAACTACTGCAGCAACAGCCATTCGCCACGCACCACAATCCGCACCAGCAGTTCATGGAGCTGAAGAACGAGCTGCTGATCAAGGGCGGTGACGCCTACACCCTGGACACCGCCTCCATGTACCACCTGCCCTTCTCGCCCACCTCGATGATCAATGCGGTGAACGATGTGAACACCTCGTCGCTGCTGGAAACCAAAGAAATTAG cagcagcagcagcggcggcagcagcaccaacGCCACTAGCAACActgccagcagcaacagtgcGTCCGCCGTGGTGAGCAGCAGCGCGAGCAATGGCCTCAAGCCGGCGGCCAAGAAGACACCTGTCATTCTGCTGGCCGCTCGTGGTGCCGCCAAACAGCCGCAGCTCAGCATTCTCAATGGCAACACCAAGGCCGGAACGGGAAATGGAAGCGGAAGCGcaggcggaggcggaggcggaggcgtTACGTTGGTGCGCGTCAATGCATCCAATCGAAATCAGCGCCAGGTAATCGTCGCCCCGGAAGTTGCTCCTGTGCAACAGCAATCGGTGGTCGAGGAGGAGCTATTGGCCGAGGACGACGAGCTGGAAGAGGAGCTGGATGAGGATGCAGTTGCCCTGGCCGGACTCTCCTCTTCGACTGCCCAGATCCTGCGGAAGTTCCGCATACCCAAGGGCACAGCCGTGACGGCCAAGTCGGGTGACAACTACCTGGCCATGCCCACGCCAACACCGTCGCCGCCGGGTGTCGTCAATTTGGTTAGCTCCGGCGTTGAGGCTTCCGGTTACATCGAGAACGACGACGACATCATCGAGGAGCTCAACGAGGACGACCTGGTCGAGGAGATTATCGACGAGGAGCCCAGCCAGGAGCAGCCAGAGTTGCAAGAGGCGGCGACCGCCGATGGCCTCGATCTGAGCAGCACGAACAGTGCGACGGCCACAGCGGGCACCACCATGCTGCTGGCCCCCCAACCGCCTCCGCTTCAGCTGCAGACGGTGGCCTCCAACGGCACCGTGACCTGCTTCAACCTGCCGGCCAACACCATCCTGCTGCAGTCGGCCGACGGCAGTATAATCGCCGCCACCCAGGTGCCGCATCCCAGCAAGGCGGGTCAGCAGCAGCTGATTGCGCTGCCAGGCAACGTGGCCCTGGCCACCGAACCGGCGTCGCAGGCTCAGGCCACGTCGGCGCCCCAGGCCACGCAGACCCTGATCCTGACCGCCGACGGCACGGCCATTCCCATCCTGGCCACAActccccagcagcagcagcaacagcagcagcagcaacaacagcaacaggctgccgctgctgctgctgctcagtTGTTCGCCGCGTAG
- the LOC6530002 gene encoding hormone receptor 4 isoform X9 produces the protein MFKRPYNTTTPSNNHRTQNTTTNPNPNLNLNPNPNQSQTNNTTPKDDSQRRQVEAYRIYYEEIVVKQANARARLADRSTSCSNSNSNSISSRSSSSGKGSDSGSRSGSGSSFVDKFTDFVTLSSRTSPMPNPPAQSHVPPPTRNATNEILPPNTNSSSSSGGSSTNATSNTASSNSASAVVSSSASNGLKPAAKKTPVILLAARGAAKQPQLSILNGNTKAGTGNGSGSAGGGGGGGVTLVRVNASNRNQRQVIVAPEVAPVQQQSVVEEELLAEDDELEEELDEDAVALAGLSSSTAQILRKFRIPKGTAVTAKSGDNYLAMPTPTPSPPGVVNLVSSGVEASGYIENDDDIIEELNEDDLVEEIIDEEPSQEQPELQEAATADGLDLSSTNSATATAGTTMLLAPQPPPLQLQTVASNGTVTCFNLPANTILLQSADGSIIAATQVPHPSKAGQQQLIALPGNVALATEPASQAQATSAPQATQTLILTADGTAIPILATTPQQQQQQQQQQQQQQAAAAAAAQLFAA, from the coding sequence ATGTTCAAGCGGCCATACAACACCACAACACccagcaacaaccacagaACCCAGAACACCACAAccaatccaaatccgaatctgaatctgaatccgaatccgaatcagAGTCAGACCAATAACACCACACCAAAAGATGATTCGCAGCGCCGGCAAGTGGAAGCGTATCGCATTTACTACGAAGAAATCGTCGTCAAGCAGGCTAATGCCCGTGCCCGTCTTGCCGACCGCAGCACAAGTtgcagcaatagcaacagcaacagcatctccagccgcagcagcagtagcgGCAAAGGCAGTGACAGCGGCAGCcgcagtggcagtggcagcagttTCGTCGACAAGTTCACTGACTTTGTGACCCTTTCGAGCCGAACTTCTCCCATGCCCAATCCCCCTGCCCAGTCCCATGTGCCGCCACCCACAAGAAATGCGACTAATGAAATCCTTCCTCCCAACacgaacagcagcagcagcagcggcggcagcagcaccaacGCCACTAGCAACActgccagcagcaacagtgcGTCCGCCGTGGTGAGCAGCAGCGCGAGCAATGGCCTCAAGCCGGCGGCCAAGAAGACACCTGTCATTCTGCTGGCCGCTCGTGGTGCCGCCAAACAGCCGCAGCTCAGCATTCTCAATGGCAACACCAAGGCCGGAACGGGAAATGGAAGCGGAAGCGcaggcggaggcggaggcggaggcgtTACGTTGGTGCGCGTCAATGCATCCAATCGAAATCAGCGCCAGGTAATCGTCGCCCCGGAAGTTGCTCCTGTGCAACAGCAATCGGTGGTCGAGGAGGAGCTATTGGCCGAGGACGACGAGCTGGAAGAGGAGCTGGATGAGGATGCAGTTGCCCTGGCCGGACTCTCCTCTTCGACTGCCCAGATCCTGCGGAAGTTCCGCATACCCAAGGGCACAGCCGTGACGGCCAAGTCGGGTGACAACTACCTGGCCATGCCCACGCCAACACCGTCGCCGCCGGGTGTCGTCAATTTGGTTAGCTCCGGCGTTGAGGCTTCCGGTTACATCGAGAACGACGACGACATCATCGAGGAGCTCAACGAGGACGACCTGGTCGAGGAGATTATCGACGAGGAGCCCAGCCAGGAGCAGCCAGAGTTGCAAGAGGCGGCGACCGCCGATGGCCTCGATCTGAGCAGCACGAACAGTGCGACGGCCACAGCGGGCACCACCATGCTGCTGGCCCCCCAACCGCCTCCGCTTCAGCTGCAGACGGTGGCCTCCAACGGCACCGTGACCTGCTTCAACCTGCCGGCCAACACCATCCTGCTGCAGTCGGCCGACGGCAGTATAATCGCCGCCACCCAGGTGCCGCATCCCAGCAAGGCGGGTCAGCAGCAGCTGATTGCGCTGCCAGGCAACGTGGCCCTGGCCACCGAACCGGCGTCGCAGGCTCAGGCCACGTCGGCGCCCCAGGCCACGCAGACCCTGATCCTGACCGCCGACGGCACGGCCATTCCCATCCTGGCCACAActccccagcagcagcagcaacagcagcagcagcaacaacagcaacaggctgccgctgctgctgctgctcagtTGTTCGCCGCGTAG